A genomic window from Acinetobacter chinensis includes:
- the ponA gene encoding penicillin-binding protein PBP1a → MKKLSCSGRVHPFFLIIIIILVAVPMGFYGMYLYIAPSLPEMNTLKKAPLLKPLQVYSADNELIAEYGGKLSVPVEYKQIPSSFIHAFLAAEDSSFFEHSGISFKGLGRAVSESVTGSGVQTGGSTITMQVAKNYYLSPERTLKRKLTEIFLARKIEQNLTKEEILTLYVNKIFLGKNAYGIAAAAKIYYNKSLDELTVAQMAMIAGLPKAPSKYNPVANPERALERRNWILGRMLQLGYLNQGQYQKSIAEPISLDMPERGISNKFPYVGEMIRAELVEKFGEQAVDSGYKVYSTINSQRQAYAEEAVQKGLEDYDRRHGWRGAEAHDKPLKEFVAYANTYPAQVTKVNTSSFEALMQDGSIVTVPWSGMSWARPYRNANSVGGAPSRASQIVKVKDIIRLRPNENKTSWALVQAPKVQGQLIALNPNNGAIEAIVGGYNFYQSRFNRALQGWRQPGSTIKPFVYALALERGMTPYTMVNDNPITIGKWSPRNSDGRYLGMIPLRRALYLSRNTVSVRLLQSVGIERTRQLFMDFGLQEDQIPRNYTIALGTPQVLPVQMATGYATFANGGYRIQPHFIDRIEDAYGKVIYQVNPEYACIPCINEPDAPEDDIASDENAASGADDAITPDDEVIEVTNLNKDKIEAENASEDRGQYRQAQRILKSSSAYDMANILRDVIQHGTGRAALKIGRGDIGGKTGTTNDAKDAWFAGFNGKLVTIAWVGFDKPTTLGRREYGGVAALPIWTNFMGNALKGTPAAWVHLDKNAKAPVNRTTITNPTEIAQREEDRSSPPLARPLYRPTPAAPTRVPERDFDDLPGEETLIPDEKAPPAMQPAPARKPQEHRPDALENLINEVE, encoded by the coding sequence ATGAAAAAGCTATCTTGTTCAGGTCGTGTTCATCCATTTTTTTTGATCATAATTATAATTCTGGTCGCAGTTCCTATGGGTTTCTATGGCATGTATCTCTATATTGCGCCATCCCTGCCAGAAATGAACACTCTGAAAAAGGCGCCGTTACTGAAGCCCTTACAGGTTTACAGCGCTGATAATGAGCTGATTGCCGAGTATGGTGGCAAGCTTTCAGTACCTGTTGAATACAAACAGATCCCGAGTTCTTTTATTCATGCCTTTCTTGCAGCTGAAGACTCATCATTTTTTGAACACAGCGGGATCAGTTTTAAAGGCTTGGGACGTGCAGTTTCGGAAAGTGTTACTGGTTCTGGTGTACAGACCGGTGGCTCAACCATCACCATGCAGGTGGCAAAAAACTATTACCTCTCACCTGAAAGAACACTGAAACGCAAACTGACTGAAATTTTCCTGGCACGTAAAATTGAACAGAATCTGACTAAAGAAGAAATTCTGACGCTGTATGTCAATAAAATCTTTCTGGGAAAAAATGCATACGGAATTGCTGCGGCTGCCAAAATTTACTACAACAAAAGCCTGGATGAGCTGACAGTTGCCCAGATGGCAATGATTGCAGGCTTACCCAAAGCACCTTCAAAATACAACCCTGTCGCCAATCCTGAGCGGGCTCTTGAACGCCGCAACTGGATTCTGGGACGTATGCTGCAGTTGGGCTACCTGAATCAGGGACAGTACCAGAAGTCGATTGCTGAACCGATCAGCCTGGATATGCCAGAGCGGGGAATCAGCAATAAATTTCCCTATGTTGGGGAAATGATCCGTGCTGAACTGGTGGAAAAATTTGGTGAGCAGGCAGTCGATTCAGGCTACAAGGTTTATTCAACCATTAACAGCCAGCGTCAGGCTTATGCCGAAGAAGCAGTACAGAAAGGGCTTGAAGACTATGATCGTCGTCATGGCTGGCGCGGTGCAGAAGCTCATGATAAACCACTGAAAGAATTTGTTGCTTATGCAAACACCTATCCGGCTCAGGTCACCAAAGTCAACACCAGTTCGTTTGAAGCACTGATGCAGGATGGCAGCATTGTGACTGTTCCCTGGTCAGGCATGTCATGGGCGAGACCCTACCGCAATGCCAACAGTGTCGGTGGTGCACCCAGCCGTGCATCACAGATCGTAAAAGTTAAAGATATTATCCGTCTTCGACCAAATGAAAACAAAACCTCCTGGGCCTTGGTTCAGGCACCTAAAGTACAGGGTCAGCTGATTGCATTAAACCCAAACAACGGTGCCATTGAAGCTATTGTCGGTGGATATAACTTTTATCAGTCACGCTTCAACCGCGCATTACAGGGTTGGCGGCAACCCGGCTCCACCATTAAACCCTTTGTCTATGCCCTCGCACTTGAGCGTGGTATGACGCCTTATACCATGGTCAATGACAATCCCATCACCATCGGGAAATGGTCACCAAGAAACTCCGATGGTCGCTATCTCGGGATGATTCCATTACGTCGGGCGCTTTATCTGTCCCGAAATACGGTTTCTGTCCGTCTGCTGCAAAGTGTCGGTATTGAACGTACCCGCCAGTTATTTATGGATTTCGGGCTTCAGGAAGATCAGATTCCACGCAACTACACCATCGCACTCGGAACGCCACAGGTATTGCCTGTGCAGATGGCAACGGGCTATGCAACATTTGCAAATGGCGGTTACCGTATTCAGCCGCACTTTATTGACCGGATTGAAGATGCTTATGGCAAAGTCATTTACCAGGTTAATCCTGAATATGCATGCATTCCCTGTATTAATGAGCCTGATGCTCCTGAGGATGATATTGCCAGTGACGAAAATGCAGCGTCCGGTGCTGATGATGCAATCACACCTGATGATGAAGTCATTGAAGTCACCAATCTGAATAAAGATAAAATTGAAGCTGAAAATGCTTCGGAAGACCGTGGTCAGTACCGTCAGGCACAGCGTATTTTAAAATCCAGTTCTGCGTATGACATGGCGAACATTTTACGGGATGTGATTCAGCATGGTACTGGACGTGCGGCTTTAAAAATTGGTCGTGGCGATATTGGCGGCAAAACAGGAACCACCAATGATGCGAAGGATGCCTGGTTTGCGGGCTTCAATGGCAAACTGGTGACAATTGCATGGGTAGGTTTTGATAAACCGACCACGCTTGGTCGTCGTGAATACGGTGGTGTCGCTGCTCTGCCGATCTGGACCAACTTTATGGGCAATGCGCTGAAAGGAACACCTGCGGCATGGGTTCACCTGGACAAAAATGCAAAAGCGCCAGTTAACCGCACAACTATAACCAATCCGACTGAAATTGCGCAAAGAGAAGAAGACCGCTCTTCACCGCCTTTGGCAAGACCATTATACCGACCTACTCCTGCTGCACCGACCCGTGTACCAGAGCGTGATTTCGATGACTTACCAGGTGAAGAAACGCTGATTCCAGATGAAAAAGCGCCACCGGCAATGCAGCCTGCACCCGCCAGAAAACCTCAGGAGCATCGTCCTGATGCGCTGGAAAACCTGATTAATGAAGTTGAATAA
- a CDS encoding putative RNA methyltransferase — MNLLMCPVCREALSLTEKTWRCSSNHSYDVAKQGYVNLHVVQHKHSKNPGDTPESVQARRTFLSGGFYAPLQQAVVEKIKNLRIENLLDIGCGEGYYTSAMQAEVLQCVGVDIAKNAVQVAAKMNKDITWVVGTGATLPVLDHSIDLCTSLFSPIPKEEICRVLKPEAYLMVVTPAPEHLYAMREALFDEVNAHDPHKFAEQLQDAFELIDQSVIESEFTLDQAQLKNLIAMTPYAYKAKLEKRQALEQQPSTDLKASFQMYVFKKK; from the coding sequence ATGAATTTGTTGATGTGTCCTGTGTGTCGTGAAGCGCTGAGCTTAACGGAAAAAACGTGGCGCTGCTCCAGTAATCACAGCTATGACGTGGCAAAACAGGGTTATGTCAATCTGCATGTGGTACAGCATAAGCACAGTAAAAATCCAGGAGATACTCCAGAGTCCGTTCAGGCACGCCGCACATTCCTTTCAGGTGGTTTTTATGCACCCTTACAACAGGCGGTGGTTGAGAAAATCAAAAATCTGCGTATTGAAAATCTGCTTGATATAGGCTGTGGTGAAGGCTATTACACCAGTGCCATGCAGGCAGAAGTGCTGCAGTGTGTTGGGGTTGATATTGCGAAAAATGCAGTACAGGTTGCAGCAAAGATGAATAAGGACATCACCTGGGTGGTGGGAACGGGTGCAACTCTGCCAGTGCTGGATCACAGTATTGATTTATGCACCAGTTTATTCAGCCCGATTCCCAAAGAGGAAATCTGCCGTGTGTTGAAGCCTGAAGCTTATCTGATGGTGGTTACGCCAGCTCCTGAGCATCTGTATGCCATGCGTGAAGCGCTGTTTGATGAGGTGAATGCACATGATCCTCACAAATTTGCAGAACAGCTACAGGATGCATTTGAGTTGATTGATCAGTCTGTGATTGAGTCGGAATTTACACTGGATCAGGCACAGCTGAAAAATCTGATTGCCATGACACCTTATGCATACAAAGCAAAACTGGAAAAACGCCAGGCACTGGAGCAGCAACCGAGCACCGATCTGAAAGCCAGTTTTCAGATGTATGTTTTTAAGAAAAAATAA
- the aroK gene encoding shikimate kinase AroK: MPGNEFETLPNIYLVGPMGAGKTTVGRHLAELLGREFLDSDHEIERRTGASIPWIFEKEGEPGFRSRETSVIDELTTRKQLVLATGGGVVTQSPNREFLKQRGIVVYLYTPVEIQLQRTYRDKNRPLLQVENPEQKLRELLRIRDPLYREVAHHIIETNQGAARDLAQKILQVVVSKNT; the protein is encoded by the coding sequence TTGCCAGGCAATGAGTTTGAAACCCTGCCAAATATATATTTGGTAGGGCCAATGGGTGCGGGGAAGACGACAGTAGGGCGACATCTTGCAGAGTTGCTTGGTCGGGAGTTTCTGGACAGTGATCATGAAATTGAGCGCAGGACAGGAGCATCCATTCCCTGGATTTTTGAAAAAGAAGGTGAACCGGGTTTCCGCAGTCGTGAAACCTCAGTCATTGATGAACTGACAACACGTAAACAGCTGGTACTTGCGACCGGCGGTGGTGTTGTCACTCAGTCTCCTAATCGGGAATTTCTTAAACAGCGCGGTATTGTTGTTTATCTGTATACTCCTGTCGAAATTCAGCTTCAGCGTACTTATCGCGATAAAAACCGTCCCTTACTTCAGGTGGAAAATCCAGAGCAGAAACTCAGAGAGTTGCTCAGGATCAGAGATCCGTTGTATCGTGAAGTTGCACATCATATTATTGAAACCAACCAGGGGGCAGCCCGGGATCTTGCACAAAAGATTCTTCAGGTCGTTGTTTCAAAAAATACATAA
- a CDS encoding PilN domain-containing protein, translating to MARINLLPWRDALREKRKKEFIAICIGAALIGVLAVVLAWFFYDQKLQDQEQANQLVISTNQNLDVQLKSLEGLQDQRNAIVERMKLIQGLQGQRPVTVRLVDELVRVTPTSMYITKFDRLGDKFTIEGKAESPNTVAEFLRNLEASPWYRNAFMNSFLAKEEDKNKTQTSVVPRVEESYGTFVITADLDEIAAPVTSEKTADTAAVSVATTTTGSTAGAAQ from the coding sequence ATGGCAAGAATTAACCTGCTCCCTTGGCGTGATGCGTTAAGGGAAAAACGAAAAAAAGAATTTATAGCAATCTGTATTGGGGCTGCTTTAATTGGGGTGCTTGCTGTTGTTCTGGCATGGTTCTTCTATGATCAGAAACTTCAGGATCAGGAACAGGCGAATCAGCTGGTGATCAGTACCAATCAGAATCTTGATGTTCAGCTCAAATCACTTGAGGGACTCCAGGATCAGCGTAATGCAATTGTGGAACGGATGAAGCTGATTCAGGGGCTGCAAGGGCAGAGACCGGTTACAGTACGTCTTGTGGATGAGCTTGTGCGTGTTACGCCTACATCTATGTACATTACAAAGTTTGATCGGCTGGGAGATAAATTCACAATTGAAGGTAAGGCGGAAAGCCCAAATACAGTGGCTGAATTCCTGAGAAATCTGGAAGCATCTCCGTGGTACCGCAACGCATTTATGAATTCATTCCTGGCAAAAGAAGAAGATAAGAATAAAACCCAGACTTCAGTTGTGCCTCGTGTTGAAGAAAGCTATGGAACTTTTGTGATTACAGCGGATCTCGACGAAATTGCAGCACCGGTAACATCAGAAAAAACTGCTGATACAGCAGCGGTATCTGTGGCTACAACAACGACGGGTTCAACAGCGGGGGCAGCACAATGA
- a CDS encoding pilus assembly protein PilM — translation MLRLYRKPNKGLMGVDISSTSVKLLELSVKNGRYWVESYALVPLPEGSVVEKNILNPEAVGDALERALNLANSQSTSAAMAIPTSMVITKTIEMDADMTEDEREVQIRMDAEQYIPFPLDEVSLDFEVLPDRLANPSRVNVLLVATPIENIEARSEALELGGLTPKIADVESFAMENAFQVFSETLPMGANTVGILDIGHTMTTLSVLQNNKIIYTREQVFGGKQLTQEIQNRYGLSFEEAGRAKKSRTLPDDYDAEVLEPYLEAVVQQAARSLQFFFSSSQFNEIDHILLAGGNANIPGLAKLLQQKLGYRVTIANPFLQMGFSPQIDIKKIENDASSLMVACGLALRSFD, via the coding sequence GTGCTCAGGTTATATCGTAAGCCAAATAAGGGGTTAATGGGAGTAGATATCAGTTCTACTTCTGTTAAGTTACTGGAACTATCTGTAAAGAATGGTAGGTATTGGGTAGAGAGCTATGCACTTGTCCCATTACCGGAAGGCAGTGTTGTTGAAAAAAATATCCTTAACCCGGAAGCGGTTGGGGATGCGCTTGAACGTGCATTGAATCTGGCAAACTCGCAGTCAACATCTGCGGCAATGGCTATTCCAACCTCAATGGTGATTACCAAAACGATTGAGATGGATGCTGATATGACAGAAGATGAACGTGAAGTTCAGATTCGGATGGACGCAGAACAATACATTCCTTTCCCACTTGATGAAGTCAGTCTGGATTTTGAAGTTTTACCGGATCGCCTGGCAAATCCTTCACGTGTCAATGTTTTACTGGTTGCAACACCGATTGAAAATATTGAAGCACGTTCAGAAGCGCTGGAGTTGGGTGGATTAACTCCAAAAATTGCAGATGTTGAAAGTTTTGCAATGGAGAACGCTTTTCAGGTGTTCTCTGAAACCTTGCCTATGGGGGCAAATACAGTCGGTATCCTGGATATCGGTCATACCATGACCACTTTGTCTGTATTGCAGAATAACAAAATCATATATACCCGTGAGCAGGTGTTTGGGGGCAAACAGCTGACTCAGGAAATTCAGAACCGTTACGGTCTGTCTTTTGAGGAAGCGGGGCGTGCTAAAAAGAGCCGGACTTTACCGGATGACTACGATGCTGAAGTGCTGGAGCCTTATCTTGAGGCTGTGGTTCAGCAGGCAGCACGTTCATTACAGTTTTTCTTTTCATCTTCTCAGTTTAATGAAATTGACCATATTCTGCTTGCAGGGGGTAATGCCAATATTCCGGGCCTTGCCAAACTGCTTCAACAGAAACTGGGCTACCGTGTCACGATTGCCAATCCATTCCTTCAGATGGGCTTCTCACCGCAGATTGATATTAAAAAAATTGAGAATGATGCTTCCTCACTCATGGTGGCATGTGGTCTGGCATTGAGGAGTTTTGATTAA
- the aroB gene encoding 3-dehydroquinate synthase, with protein sequence MQTLYVELGDRRYPIFIGSKLNAQELLEPYIHGHQVMVVTNTTVAPLYLDHYVAALEASGKTVHTCILSDGEKYKDIQHLNLIFDALLEAGFNRDCTVLALGGGVIGDMAGFASASFQRGVYFAQVPTTLLSQVDSSVGGKTGINHPLGKNMIGAFQQPQVVLADMSQLSTLPSRELSAGLAEVIKYALLGDVEFLDWLEQHMEALVAGDETVLAIAVYKSCAHKARIVASDEKEQGDRALLNLGHTFGHAIESYLGYGEWLHGEAVATGMVMAADLSFRMGWISESDLERTKKIILRANLPIVCPKIPLEEFLAYMAHDKKVLNGQLRLVLMKKLGQAVITRDFDVELMKQVIVANQH encoded by the coding sequence ATGCAAACTTTATATGTTGAACTCGGCGATCGCCGTTATCCTATTTTTATTGGCAGTAAACTGAACGCTCAGGAGCTGCTTGAACCCTATATTCATGGTCATCAGGTCATGGTGGTGACCAATACGACCGTTGCCCCGCTGTATCTGGATCATTATGTTGCTGCGCTTGAAGCATCAGGAAAAACAGTACATACCTGTATTCTGTCTGATGGTGAGAAATATAAGGATATTCAGCATCTGAATCTTATTTTTGATGCTTTGCTTGAGGCAGGGTTTAACCGGGATTGTACGGTTCTGGCTTTGGGTGGTGGTGTGATTGGGGATATGGCGGGTTTTGCATCTGCAAGTTTTCAGCGCGGTGTATATTTTGCGCAGGTTCCAACTACATTGCTGTCGCAGGTGGATTCGAGTGTGGGTGGAAAAACGGGTATTAACCATCCTTTAGGCAAGAACATGATTGGTGCTTTTCAGCAGCCACAGGTTGTACTGGCTGATATGTCTCAGTTAAGTACATTGCCTTCAAGAGAATTATCTGCTGGCCTGGCTGAAGTGATTAAATATGCATTACTGGGTGATGTAGAGTTTCTTGACTGGCTTGAACAGCATATGGAAGCGCTTGTCGCAGGCGATGAAACTGTGCTTGCAATCGCAGTTTATAAGTCCTGTGCGCATAAAGCACGGATTGTGGCAAGTGATGAAAAAGAACAGGGTGACCGTGCTCTGCTGAATCTGGGTCATACTTTTGGACATGCAATTGAATCATACCTGGGGTATGGTGAGTGGTTACATGGTGAGGCTGTCGCAACGGGAATGGTTATGGCTGCTGATTTATCTTTCCGTATGGGGTGGATTTCAGAATCTGATCTGGAACGTACAAAAAAAATCATTTTACGTGCCAATTTGCCGATCGTTTGTCCTAAAATTCCATTGGAAGAGTTTCTGGCTTATATGGCACATGATAAAAAAGTGCTGAATGGGCAGTTGAGACTGGTATTAATGAAAAAGCTGGGACAGGCTGTAATTACCCGTGACTTTGATGTCGAGTTGATGAAACAGGTGATTGTAGCGAACCAGCACTGA
- a CDS encoding pilus assembly protein PilP, which yields MKTKISLALVAGLLLAGCDSRIDAVNQQMADIRNQPPIPIEAAPVFEPAPTFNYSAHQLKSPFMPSSLAAELKIMAGKRVYPNLNRQPQPLESYALEALNMKGSMRSQTGEVLALIQTPDGEVERVQRGSYMGMNHGRVVNITPTQIDLLEIIPDGREGYVERPRSLVLIGPTP from the coding sequence ATGAAAACAAAAATTTCTCTCGCTTTAGTTGCAGGTCTGTTGCTGGCAGGCTGTGATTCGCGTATTGATGCAGTGAATCAGCAGATGGCGGATATCCGTAATCAGCCACCGATTCCAATCGAAGCTGCACCAGTGTTTGAACCTGCGCCAACATTTAACTATTCGGCACATCAGCTGAAAAGTCCATTTATGCCAAGTTCGCTGGCTGCAGAGCTGAAAATTATGGCGGGGAAACGGGTTTATCCAAACCTGAACAGACAGCCTCAGCCACTTGAAAGCTATGCACTTGAAGCACTGAATATGAAAGGCAGTATGCGCAGTCAGACGGGTGAAGTGCTTGCTCTGATTCAGACGCCGGATGGTGAGGTTGAGCGTGTGCAGCGTGGCAGTTATATGGGGATGAATCATGGTCGTGTGGTGAATATCACGCCTACGCAGATTGACCTTTTGGAAATTATTCCGGATGGGCGTGAGGGCTATGTGGAACGGCCGAGAAGCTTGGTGTTAATAGGACCAACGCCTTAA
- a CDS encoding type IV pilus inner membrane component PilO has protein sequence MSRDEFDELNQDAAVAPKKKMTLDKFVQQFNTLDPNNYGSWPLSVKITCWIFIALVICAIGYFVVIKPKLDAISSANAQEQNLLNEFREKDSKLRNLQQYQLQLQQMEASFNQQLEQLPKETEIPGLVEDINVTGVNSGLKFKNIRLEGEVKQEFFIEQPISIEATGDYHAFGSFVSGIAALPRIVTLHDFTITASENKEKKSDVPQVSYTAKAKTYRYIGNTDNQAAGNAPAAAGGAK, from the coding sequence ATGAGTCGCGATGAATTTGATGAGTTAAATCAGGATGCTGCTGTTGCTCCGAAAAAGAAAATGACGCTGGATAAATTTGTTCAGCAGTTCAATACGCTTGATCCGAATAATTATGGCAGCTGGCCTTTATCCGTAAAAATCACCTGCTGGATTTTTATCGCACTGGTGATCTGTGCAATTGGCTATTTTGTGGTGATCAAACCGAAACTTGATGCAATTTCCAGTGCCAATGCACAGGAACAGAATCTGCTGAATGAGTTCCGTGAAAAAGACTCCAAACTGCGTAATTTACAGCAGTATCAGTTGCAGTTGCAGCAAATGGAAGCGAGTTTTAACCAACAGCTTGAACAACTGCCGAAAGAAACAGAAATTCCTGGACTGGTTGAAGATATCAACGTGACAGGTGTGAATTCAGGACTGAAGTTTAAAAATATCCGTCTTGAAGGTGAAGTGAAGCAGGAATTCTTTATTGAACAGCCAATTTCCATTGAAGCAACGGGTGATTATCATGCCTTTGGTTCATTTGTCAGTGGTATTGCTGCACTTCCACGTATCGTTACTTTGCATGATTTTACAATTACAGCATCTGAGAACAAAGAGAAGAAATCTGATGTTCCTCAGGTCAGTTATACGGCAAAAGCAAAAACTTACCGTTATATCGGTAATACAGATAATCAGGCGGCTGGTAATGCTCCAGCAGCTGCTGGAGGAGCGAAATAA
- the pilQ gene encoding type IV pilus secretin PilQ family protein: protein MNNLFRQFSMGAVAMAVMQAASAQVSITNIVPMQIPGQGTEVRVMFNGLPPQPQAYQLENPSRLILDFDKAQQNLKQNSVAVATSEASSVDVTSDAQRSRLTVNLADAGAFTTRVEGNTFILKINSAGVAGTAQPVAQKSAQGISNIGFNRGSDGEGLVVIDLQGSNTPVDVQQQGSKIVVRTLGNKVPSHLTRRLNVNDFATPVSTIDAQNDGSNGVITIQSSGSYEYMAYQAENKLTISLKRPVDKNPLKPRAANTYTGKKISLDFQDIEVRRVLQLLADFTGINMVAADTVQGNITLRLKDVPWDQALDIILKTKNLDKRRNGNVIWIAPVSELIKAEEEEAKAIAQSVKLAPLQTEYIQLNYAKATDIEKLITQGKNSSNNRGAAADSDSVGSLLSPRGTISVDPRTNTIIVNDTAQKIDQIRKMIDLLDVSVKQVMVEARIVRATTDFTKEMGVKWGILSQGITNNNNLLVGGSDTTLWNLREPEEDSTTGGYKYTIERPQNLNVDLGVTTSGASKIAFGLISLSDFMLDLELSALQADGYGEVISTPKVLTADKQAAKVMSGTQIPYQSAEGGGVNAVSKTEFVDATLSLDVTPSITPDGKIQMMLDITNDSVGTATPTGQFTINKNQINTNVLVDNGETVVLGGIFEQVSTNTQIKVPFLGDLPYIGRLFRKDSKSDKKSELLIFVTPRIVNDSVSRNH, encoded by the coding sequence ATGAACAATTTGTTCCGTCAGTTTTCAATGGGTGCAGTGGCAATGGCTGTTATGCAGGCTGCCAGCGCTCAGGTCAGTATTACGAATATCGTACCTATGCAGATACCGGGGCAGGGAACAGAAGTTCGCGTGATGTTCAATGGATTGCCTCCGCAGCCTCAGGCTTATCAGCTTGAGAATCCATCCAGATTAATCCTGGATTTTGATAAGGCTCAGCAGAATCTGAAACAGAACTCAGTTGCTGTAGCAACCAGTGAAGCAAGCTCTGTCGATGTGACTTCAGATGCACAGCGTTCCAGGCTGACGGTTAACCTTGCAGATGCCGGTGCTTTCACCACACGCGTTGAAGGTAATACGTTCATCCTGAAAATTAACTCTGCGGGTGTGGCGGGAACAGCTCAGCCTGTTGCTCAGAAATCTGCACAGGGAATTTCCAATATTGGATTTAACAGAGGCTCTGATGGTGAAGGCCTTGTGGTGATTGATCTGCAGGGAAGCAATACACCTGTCGATGTTCAGCAGCAGGGCAGTAAGATCGTGGTCAGAACGCTGGGAAATAAAGTTCCTTCGCATTTGACGCGCCGTCTGAATGTCAATGATTTTGCTACGCCTGTTTCAACCATTGATGCACAGAATGATGGCAGTAATGGTGTGATCACGATTCAGTCATCTGGCAGCTACGAATACATGGCTTACCAGGCTGAGAATAAACTGACAATCAGTCTGAAGCGACCAGTGGATAAAAACCCACTGAAACCACGTGCTGCTAATACCTATACAGGTAAGAAGATCTCCCTGGACTTCCAGGATATCGAAGTTCGTCGTGTACTCCAGTTATTGGCAGATTTTACCGGTATTAACATGGTGGCAGCAGATACGGTTCAGGGAAATATCACTTTACGCCTGAAGGATGTTCCTTGGGATCAGGCACTCGATATTATTCTGAAAACCAAAAATCTTGATAAACGCCGTAATGGCAACGTGATCTGGATTGCTCCGGTTTCAGAGTTGATCAAGGCTGAAGAAGAAGAAGCCAAAGCAATCGCGCAGAGTGTGAAACTGGCACCTCTGCAGACTGAATATATTCAGCTGAACTATGCGAAAGCAACAGATATCGAAAAACTGATTACACAGGGTAAAAACTCTTCAAACAATAGGGGGGCAGCGGCGGACTCTGACAGTGTCGGCAGTCTGCTTAGCCCACGTGGAACAATTTCTGTTGATCCAAGAACCAACACGATTATTGTCAATGACACCGCGCAGAAGATTGATCAGATCCGAAAAATGATCGACCTGTTGGATGTTTCTGTAAAACAGGTCATGGTTGAAGCGCGTATCGTCCGTGCAACAACTGACTTTACCAAAGAAATGGGCGTGAAATGGGGGATTCTGTCTCAGGGGATTACCAACAATAATAATCTGCTGGTTGGTGGTAGTGATACGACCTTATGGAATCTTCGTGAACCTGAAGAAGATAGTACAACAGGCGGTTATAAGTACACAATTGAGCGTCCTCAGAACCTGAACGTTGACCTGGGTGTGACGACTTCTGGAGCAAGTAAAATTGCTTTTGGTCTGATCAGCCTGTCTGATTTTATGCTGGATCTTGAATTGTCTGCATTACAGGCAGATGGCTACGGTGAAGTAATTTCAACACCAAAAGTTTTAACTGCAGATAAGCAGGCTGCCAAAGTGATGTCCGGTACACAGATTCCTTATCAGTCAGCTGAAGGTGGTGGTGTAAATGCTGTGTCTAAGACAGAGTTTGTTGATGCAACGCTGAGTCTGGATGTGACACCAAGTATCACACCTGATGGTAAGATTCAGATGATGCTGGATATCACAAATGACTCAGTGGGTACTGCAACTCCAACGGGTCAGTTCACCATTAATAAAAACCAGATCAACACGAATGTGCTGGTGGATAATGGTGAAACGGTCGTACTGGGTGGAATATTTGAACAGGTATCAACCAATACTCAGATCAAGGTGCCTTTCCTGGGTGATCTGCCATATATTGGTCGACTGTTCCGTAAAGATTCCAAGTCTGACAAAAAGAGCGAGTTGCTGATTTTTGTTACACCACGAATAGTTAATGACAGTGTTTCGAGAAATCATTAA